The proteins below come from a single Mesobacillus jeotgali genomic window:
- a CDS encoding DegT/DnrJ/EryC1/StrS family aminotransferase: protein MRIPMVDLKKEYELYGEPIKQSVLKVLESGSYILGERGKQFEDELAKYLGCRYAAGVANGTDALLLALEALGIGAGDEVITTPFTFYATGEMIARAGAEPVFVDIEPETYNIDPDKIEAAITEKTKAIIVVHLFGKAAEMDAIMKIASSYNLKVIEDACQAIGTEHEGKKAGTIGDIGCFSFFPSKNLGAFGDAGMTVTNDKDINDKICQLRNHGSKERYIHCDIGVNSRLDEIQAAVLIEKIKLLDLFLFKRMGIANTYTRELKELVKTPPSRSDREHTYHQYCIESDNRDKLSSHLNDMGIATGIYYPVPLHLQKAFSYLNYKEGDFPVAEKAAKKILALPINPTMTVSDQEFIISEIKKVAGASR from the coding sequence ATGAGGATTCCAATGGTGGATTTAAAGAAGGAATATGAACTATATGGTGAACCGATTAAACAGTCTGTACTAAAGGTCTTGGAAAGCGGATCCTATATCCTGGGTGAGAGGGGAAAGCAATTTGAAGACGAACTTGCCAAGTACCTAGGCTGCCGGTATGCAGCAGGAGTAGCAAATGGGACGGATGCCTTGCTGCTAGCGCTCGAGGCCCTTGGAATCGGAGCAGGCGATGAAGTGATCACGACACCTTTTACCTTTTATGCGACGGGGGAAATGATTGCACGAGCGGGTGCTGAACCTGTTTTTGTGGATATAGAACCGGAAACGTATAATATAGACCCTGATAAAATTGAAGCGGCCATTACGGAAAAAACGAAAGCCATCATTGTCGTCCATTTGTTTGGAAAAGCTGCAGAAATGGATGCGATCATGAAGATTGCTTCCTCTTATAATCTTAAAGTCATTGAGGATGCCTGTCAGGCAATAGGGACGGAGCATGAAGGGAAAAAGGCAGGTACTATTGGAGATATTGGCTGTTTTTCATTTTTTCCGTCAAAGAATCTTGGCGCATTTGGCGATGCTGGGATGACGGTGACAAATGATAAGGATATAAACGATAAAATATGCCAGCTTCGGAATCATGGAAGCAAGGAAAGGTATATCCATTGTGATATCGGAGTCAATAGCAGGCTGGACGAAATCCAGGCTGCGGTCCTGATTGAAAAAATCAAGCTCCTGGATCTGTTTTTGTTTAAGAGGATGGGAATTGCCAACACTTATACTCGCGAATTAAAGGAGCTGGTGAAGACTCCTCCTTCCCGAAGTGACAGGGAGCATACCTACCATCAGTATTGTATTGAGAGCGATAACCGCGATAAACTGTCTTCTCATTTAAACGATATGGGCATTGCTACTGGAATCTACTATCCTGTCCCGCTTCACTTGCAGAAAGCTTTTAGCTATTTGAACTACAAAGAAGGCGATTTTCCTGTTGCTGAAAAAGCTGCAAAAAAAATACTTGCCCTGCCGATTAATCCGACCATGACTGTCTCGGACCAGGAGTTCATTATCTCCGAGATAAAAAAAGTGGCAGGTGCATCCCGGTGA
- a CDS encoding NAD-dependent epimerase/dehydratase family protein, with protein sequence MKVLITGGAGFIGSHIVYALKDKGYETVVVDNLSSGKKDFLHPGAAFYSLNILDESLGSIFEKERPDAVIHLAAQISVQKSTGNSRLDAETNILGTLKILELCKKHDCKLIYSSSAAVYGNPVYLPVDERHPVKPLSNYGISKYTPEMYISLYSQQYDVDYTILRYANVYGARQDAEGEGGVISIFIKKMLNNEPPVIFGNGEQTRDFIYVEDVAAANLAALEMDCRGVFNISSNHEMTINSLVDEINRILNTKLAPIHKKFRTGDILHSCLNNQLAKKKLGWEPKFSLKEGLKKTIDSCK encoded by the coding sequence ATGAAGGTTTTAATAACTGGAGGTGCTGGTTTTATCGGCTCACATATTGTGTATGCGCTGAAGGACAAAGGCTATGAAACAGTAGTAGTGGATAATCTTTCTTCCGGAAAAAAGGATTTTCTGCATCCAGGGGCGGCGTTTTATTCATTGAATATACTGGATGAAAGTTTAGGGTCTATTTTTGAAAAGGAGAGGCCGGATGCAGTCATCCATCTTGCAGCACAGATCAGTGTTCAGAAATCAACCGGTAACTCCAGACTGGACGCTGAGACCAATATTTTGGGTACGTTAAAAATACTGGAGCTATGTAAAAAACATGATTGTAAATTGATTTATTCCTCGTCGGCAGCTGTTTATGGAAACCCCGTCTATTTGCCTGTGGATGAACGCCACCCTGTTAAACCTCTATCAAACTATGGCATTTCAAAATACACGCCGGAAATGTATATCTCCCTTTATTCCCAACAGTATGATGTAGATTATACGATCCTGCGCTATGCGAATGTGTATGGAGCCAGACAGGATGCAGAGGGAGAAGGAGGGGTCATTTCGATTTTTATAAAAAAAATGCTCAATAATGAACCCCCAGTAATCTTTGGAAATGGTGAACAAACAAGGGACTTTATTTATGTAGAAGACGTTGCTGCAGCAAATCTCGCTGCCTTGGAAATGGATTGTCGCGGCGTATTCAATATTAGCAGCAATCACGAAATGACCATTAACTCGCTCGTGGATGAAATCAATCGTATATTGAATACCAAGCTGGCGCCTATCCATAAAAAATTCCGGACCGGCGATATCCTCCATAGCTGCCTGAATAACCAATTGGCCAAAAAGAAACTGGGGTGGGAACCTAAGTTTTCTTTGAAAGAGGGATTGAAAAAGACGATTGACAGCTGTAAGTGA
- a CDS encoding glycosyltransferase, producing the protein MISVILPVYNGEKFLKDTLESLLVQTVKDLEIIIINDGSTDQSEQVIKSFDDKRIRYFKQENKGVASAFNVGLTHSKGEFITFHGADDLSLPNRFERLLEGLCDKNIGYSHSDMLLISETGQPFGYWQSFNISPDDIYPFFLNVGTPFNNASILFRKEAVEGILYDESIKVGSDTDYIVKVAQGKWIPYHIPEPLYLYRRHQTNVTNQKSQEVLSRHVKLNITDEHLEALGELNARGEADYQKLFAAKLIAGIALSRRWMMNEAYALFYEAIPLIKTDRERVFYEAMKGLIEKDYQRTVNHFTKIQKRNHLDENYLGEALLSMKKYDEAYRHFMKALEMEPSYRSPMQNIKAVGMLKSLNVIDKHMYRYK; encoded by the coding sequence ATGATTAGTGTAATTCTGCCCGTATATAATGGGGAAAAGTTTTTGAAGGATACACTAGAAAGTTTATTGGTTCAAACGGTAAAAGATTTAGAGATTATTATAATAAATGACGGTTCTACGGATCAAAGTGAGCAAGTGATCAAATCATTCGATGATAAAAGAATCCGCTATTTCAAGCAGGAAAATAAGGGGGTGGCCTCCGCTTTCAATGTTGGTCTAACCCACTCGAAGGGTGAGTTCATTACCTTTCATGGTGCCGATGATCTATCTTTGCCGAATCGATTTGAACGATTGCTAGAAGGGCTTTGTGATAAAAATATCGGCTATTCCCATTCTGATATGCTGCTGATTAGTGAAACAGGTCAGCCTTTTGGTTATTGGCAATCCTTTAATATTTCTCCTGATGATATTTATCCCTTTTTTCTAAACGTCGGTACGCCTTTCAATAATGCCAGCATTCTTTTCAGGAAGGAAGCGGTAGAAGGCATCCTGTACGATGAATCTATTAAAGTAGGCTCTGACACAGATTATATTGTAAAGGTGGCACAGGGCAAATGGATTCCTTACCATATTCCTGAACCATTGTACCTGTACCGAAGGCATCAAACGAATGTTACGAACCAAAAAAGCCAGGAGGTACTTTCAAGGCATGTCAAACTGAATATTACGGATGAACACCTTGAAGCACTTGGCGAATTAAACGCAAGGGGCGAAGCAGACTATCAAAAATTATTTGCGGCTAAATTGATTGCAGGGATAGCACTTTCAAGACGCTGGATGATGAATGAAGCTTACGCATTATTCTACGAAGCCATTCCTTTGATTAAAACGGACCGGGAACGGGTCTTCTATGAAGCGATGAAGGGGCTGATCGAGAAAGACTACCAGCGGACAGTGAATCATTTTACTAAAATTCAAAAGCGTAATCATTTAGATGAAAACTACCTAGGGGAAGCCTTGCTTTCGATGAAAAAGTATGACGAAGCGTACCGGCATTTCATGAAGGCTCTCGAAATGGAACCCTCGTATCGTTCACCTATGCAGAACATTAAAGCAGTCGGGATGCTGAAAAGCCTGAATGTCATTGATAAACATATGTACAGATATAAATAA
- a CDS encoding nucleotide sugar dehydrogenase, protein MKNITVVGLGKIGLTLAAVFANSGHYRVFGADIKEEVIETVNKGISHISNEPGLESLVEEAHKKQTLMATTNTAEAVSKSEIVIVIVPVLINDRDEVLYQYIDSAVEEIGKGIKKGTLVIFETTLPTGDTRNRFGKRIEEISGLTMGTDFYLGYSPERVYSNRIIEDLAAYPKVIGGLDEKSLKLATEFYKNALNCDILQVSSLETAEFTKVAESVYRDVNIALVNELAVYADQLGVNIKEVIKAANSEPFSHLHLPGIGVGGHCIPVYPYFFINNGLENGLVTLSREINDNMASYAVKGIEESIHTLEQQKVLILGLSFRENVKEHTKSSTLLLIEKLKQKNAIIYVEDPLYTDEEIASFNVMPFSKIKPDEIDIIILQAFHDEFKHFDFKRFDNCKLVLDGRNVLDKKEIETLGMAYKGIGVK, encoded by the coding sequence ATGAAAAATATAACGGTTGTGGGATTAGGCAAGATCGGCCTGACACTTGCTGCCGTTTTTGCAAACAGCGGTCATTACCGGGTGTTTGGAGCGGATATTAAAGAAGAGGTAATTGAAACAGTGAATAAAGGAATTTCCCATATCAGTAATGAGCCAGGGCTGGAAAGCCTGGTAGAGGAGGCTCATAAAAAACAGACCCTTATGGCCACCACTAACACAGCAGAAGCTGTATCGAAATCAGAAATCGTCATTGTTATAGTGCCAGTATTAATTAATGACCGAGATGAGGTACTCTATCAATATATTGATTCCGCTGTAGAGGAAATAGGGAAAGGAATTAAAAAGGGAACCCTGGTCATCTTTGAAACGACTTTGCCTACAGGTGATACAAGGAATCGATTTGGCAAAAGAATTGAAGAAATTTCAGGCTTAACAATGGGAACTGATTTTTATCTGGGTTATAGTCCGGAAAGGGTTTATTCCAATCGAATTATCGAAGATTTGGCCGCTTACCCGAAAGTGATTGGCGGACTCGATGAGAAAAGTCTTAAGCTGGCGACAGAATTTTATAAGAACGCTCTAAATTGTGATATTTTACAGGTCAGCAGTCTGGAAACAGCTGAGTTCACCAAGGTGGCCGAAAGTGTTTACCGGGATGTGAATATCGCATTAGTGAATGAACTGGCCGTTTATGCAGACCAATTAGGCGTAAATATAAAAGAAGTGATCAAAGCCGCCAACAGCGAACCTTTTTCCCACCTCCATTTACCAGGTATCGGAGTAGGAGGGCATTGCATTCCAGTATATCCTTACTTCTTTATTAACAATGGTTTGGAAAATGGCCTGGTGACGCTATCAAGAGAAATCAATGATAATATGGCCAGTTATGCCGTAAAGGGCATTGAGGAAAGTATCCATACATTGGAGCAGCAAAAAGTCCTGATCCTTGGCCTTTCCTTTCGAGAAAATGTAAAAGAACATACCAAGTCATCGACTCTGCTGCTCATCGAAAAACTTAAGCAAAAAAATGCGATTATTTATGTGGAAGACCCTTTATATACTGACGAGGAGATCGCATCATTCAATGTAATGCCTTTTTCAAAAATAAAACCAGATGAAATTGATATCATCATCCTGCAAGCGTTCCATGATGAGTTTAAACACTTTGACTTTAAACGCTTTGACAATTGCAAGCTTGTTCTGGATGGAAGGAATGTCCTTGATAAAAAAGAAATCGAAACTCTAGGCATGGCCTATAAAGGCATTGGCGTAAAATAA
- a CDS encoding Gfo/Idh/MocA family protein: MKLIRIGVVGTGKMGTYHCQKLKQMKNVEFTGIYDKDLEKAGKLAGQLNVRAFDSYQDLLENVEAVVIAAPTMLHFALVKEAILADKHILVEKPITVSIEEANNIKSLLSNKELIFQVGHIERFNPVIQQLSKCLDRDKMISVEAKRLGLSNRIKDSDVVLDVMIHDIDIILSLVDSPISRIAAEGVRGSKVNHFDTVTALISFENGVIATLTASNASHEKERTLTILEKEKVIRTDYLTRRQRIVKNGTASKEHPFEIESEILILTTPLADPLQQELEHFAACIRNGVHPLVGVQQGYAAVEVALEIKGLLEKK; the protein is encoded by the coding sequence GTGAAATTGATCCGTATAGGTGTTGTTGGGACAGGAAAGATGGGGACGTACCATTGCCAAAAGTTGAAACAGATGAAAAATGTCGAGTTTACAGGGATTTACGATAAGGACCTTGAAAAAGCTGGGAAGCTAGCCGGCCAGTTAAATGTAAGGGCTTTTGACAGCTACCAGGATTTATTGGAAAATGTGGAAGCAGTAGTGATTGCAGCTCCTACAATGCTCCATTTCGCATTAGTGAAAGAAGCGATTCTAGCAGATAAGCATATATTAGTAGAAAAACCTATCACCGTTTCCATAGAGGAAGCGAATAACATAAAGAGCTTGCTTAGCAATAAGGAGCTGATCTTCCAGGTAGGCCATATCGAGAGATTTAATCCTGTCATCCAGCAGCTTTCCAAATGCCTGGACAGAGATAAAATGATCAGCGTTGAAGCAAAGCGCTTGGGGCTCTCTAACAGGATTAAGGATAGCGATGTTGTTCTGGATGTAATGATTCATGATATAGATATCATTTTAAGCTTAGTGGATAGTCCGATTTCCCGTATTGCTGCCGAGGGGGTCCGCGGCTCAAAGGTAAATCATTTTGATACCGTGACAGCCCTGATTTCTTTTGAAAACGGAGTGATCGCCACCCTGACAGCCAGCAATGCCTCACATGAAAAGGAAAGGACACTAACAATTCTAGAAAAAGAAAAGGTAATCAGAACAGATTATCTGACTAGAAGGCAAAGAATTGTAAAAAACGGTACAGCTTCAAAAGAACATCCATTTGAAATAGAATCTGAGATTCTGATTTTGACAACCCCGTTGGCAGATCCGTTGCAGCAAGAATTGGAACATTTTGCAGCGTGCATAAGAAATGGAGTCCATCCGTTGGTTGGCGTGCAGCAAGGGTATGCGGCCGTCGAGGTAGCTCTTGAAATCAAAGGATTACTTGAAAAAAAATAA
- a CDS encoding tRNA dihydrouridine synthase, whose protein sequence is MKENFWRDLPRPFFILAPMEEVTDVVFRHVVSEAARPDVFFTEFTNSESYCHPDGIKSVRGRLTFTEDEQPIVAHIWGDKPENFRQMSIGMAEMGFKGLDINMGCPVPNVVQNGKGSGLIRRPDVAAELIQAAKAGGLPVSVKTRLGFTEVDEWQSWLKHILEQDIVNLSIHLRTRDEMSKVDAHWELIPEIKKLRDEVAPNTLLTINGDIPDRQTGLELVEKYGVDGVMIGRGIFHNPFAFEKEPKQHSSEELLDLLRLHMDLHDKYSHLELRPFTALHRFFKIYVKGFHGASTLRNQLMNTKSTDEVRELLEQFASKNSDGMGEQ, encoded by the coding sequence ATGAAAGAAAATTTCTGGCGTGATTTACCACGGCCATTTTTTATATTGGCACCAATGGAAGAAGTAACGGATGTTGTTTTTCGTCATGTAGTGAGTGAGGCGGCGAGACCGGATGTGTTTTTTACAGAGTTTACGAACTCTGAGAGTTACTGTCACCCGGATGGGATCAAGAGTGTGCGCGGACGTTTGACTTTTACGGAGGATGAACAGCCAATTGTCGCCCATATTTGGGGGGACAAGCCAGAAAACTTCCGGCAGATGAGTATTGGTATGGCGGAAATGGGCTTTAAGGGTCTGGATATCAATATGGGCTGTCCGGTACCCAACGTGGTGCAGAACGGAAAAGGAAGTGGCCTGATCCGTCGTCCGGACGTTGCAGCTGAATTAATTCAGGCAGCAAAAGCAGGAGGATTGCCTGTAAGTGTAAAAACAAGGCTTGGCTTTACGGAAGTAGACGAATGGCAGAGCTGGCTGAAACACATATTGGAACAAGACATTGTCAATCTTTCCATTCATCTGCGTACAAGGGATGAAATGAGCAAAGTAGATGCGCATTGGGAACTGATTCCGGAGATCAAGAAACTTCGTGATGAGGTAGCACCAAATACCCTTTTGACGATCAATGGTGATATCCCTGACCGTCAGACAGGCTTGGAGTTGGTTGAGAAATATGGTGTAGATGGAGTTATGATTGGCCGAGGCATTTTCCATAATCCATTTGCCTTTGAAAAGGAGCCGAAACAACATAGCAGTGAGGAATTGCTTGATCTCTTAAGACTGCATATGGATCTCCATGATAAGTATTCACATTTAGAGCTGCGGCCGTTCACGGCTCTGCATCGCTTTTTCAAAATCTATGTCAAAGGTTTCCACGGGGCGAGTACATTAAGAAATCAATTAATGAACACAAAGTCAACAGACGAAGTACGTGAATTGCTTGAGCAATTTGCTTCTAAGAATTCTGATGGTATGGGTGAACAGTAA
- a CDS encoding GT-D fold domain-containing glycosyltransferase — MAYSFTKEQWESIFKVGYPGTWDIGTLAAEAMYRGGEALVKKHLEDGQYLPFNIEDIIEAGLNQLSKEIISLKTPAEVYARVLKALDEKTGLSVIRLGDGEVLALAHDILVSSEEINKNGKLQYALGGFKVPDHEKRQLLLENLQEADIVGIPEARYPTYQRLFNNLAKEIKLPLNQTCFTSSQINYKMNEETNCYHHLLSHYRVLLIGNRAADGKEFLNAKGYHSIVGTIPVPDISSVPEVLDQASNYEFDVALVSAGIPANLICVELAKQKKVALDFGHLLDWYIKGIRVLRKS; from the coding sequence TTGGCCTATTCATTTACGAAAGAGCAATGGGAAAGCATTTTTAAAGTGGGGTATCCCGGTACCTGGGATATTGGCACACTTGCTGCAGAAGCAATGTATAGAGGCGGTGAAGCCCTTGTAAAGAAGCATCTGGAGGATGGCCAGTATCTCCCCTTCAATATTGAGGACATCATTGAAGCGGGGTTAAATCAGCTTTCTAAAGAGATCATTTCTTTAAAAACGCCTGCAGAGGTATATGCCCGAGTGCTGAAAGCTTTGGACGAGAAAACAGGGTTAAGCGTTATCCGTTTAGGCGATGGGGAGGTCCTTGCTTTGGCCCACGACATCCTCGTTTCTTCAGAAGAGATTAATAAAAATGGTAAATTACAGTATGCGTTAGGCGGTTTCAAGGTTCCAGATCATGAAAAAAGGCAGCTCTTGCTAGAGAATCTGCAGGAAGCGGATATAGTCGGCATTCCCGAAGCAAGATATCCTACCTACCAGCGGCTATTCAATAATCTGGCAAAAGAGATTAAACTTCCTTTAAATCAGACATGCTTCACAAGTTCCCAGATCAATTACAAAATGAACGAAGAAACCAACTGCTACCATCACCTGTTAAGTCATTATCGAGTCCTCTTGATTGGAAATCGGGCAGCCGACGGCAAGGAGTTTTTGAATGCCAAAGGCTATCATTCCATTGTTGGCACCATCCCGGTACCCGATATTTCCTCTGTGCCAGAAGTACTCGATCAAGCGAGTAATTATGAATTTGATGTCGCTCTTGTCTCTGCAGGGATACCAGCTAACCTGATTTGTGTTGAGCTGGCCAAGCAAAAGAAAGTGGCTTTGGATTTTGGACATTTGCTTGATTGGTATATCAAAGGCATCCGCGTACTTAGGAAAAGCTAG
- a CDS encoding glycosyltransferase: protein MATISLCMIVKNEEEVLENCLKSVQEICDEIVIVDTGSTDRTKEIARQYTDKVLDFEWIDDFSAARNFAFSNASMDYILWLDADDILLPDDQQKFKKLKASLNPDIDAVSMKYVILRDEYGNPTFHYRRNRLVKRNKNFKWIGPVHEYLEVSGNILSSDISIEHKKDEKNSTGQSDRNLRIYEKRIKRGEDFSPRDLYYYANELRDHRQYEKAIIYYNEFLGGKKGWVEDNIRACMNLADCHAHRGEKDEEMEALLKSLSFDAPRPEPCCRIGDIFKAKKNYQTAIYWYTTATQINKDTAGFQNQAYSTWYPNLQLCVCHWELGNVQKSIKYNKMAKKYRPHDEQILFNEKFFNDFLKSKKEKK from the coding sequence ATGGCCACCATCAGTCTCTGTATGATTGTTAAAAATGAAGAAGAAGTATTGGAGAACTGCCTCAAAAGTGTACAGGAAATCTGCGATGAAATTGTCATTGTCGATACCGGGTCAACTGACAGGACGAAGGAAATAGCCAGGCAGTACACTGATAAAGTGCTCGATTTTGAATGGATTGACGACTTTTCCGCAGCCCGGAACTTTGCCTTCAGCAATGCCTCAATGGATTACATCCTTTGGCTCGATGCTGATGACATTTTGCTGCCGGACGACCAGCAAAAATTCAAAAAGCTGAAAGCCTCTCTAAATCCGGATATTGATGCTGTCTCCATGAAATATGTCATCCTCAGGGATGAATATGGGAACCCGACTTTCCACTACAGAAGGAACCGTCTGGTGAAGAGGAATAAAAATTTCAAATGGATAGGACCTGTACATGAATATCTTGAAGTAAGCGGCAATATTTTATCCTCTGATATATCCATAGAGCATAAAAAGGATGAAAAAAACTCGACCGGCCAATCAGACAGGAACTTAAGAATATATGAAAAGCGAATTAAAAGAGGTGAGGACTTTTCACCAAGGGATCTGTACTATTATGCCAATGAGCTGCGTGATCATAGGCAATATGAAAAAGCGATCATTTATTACAACGAGTTCCTTGGAGGTAAAAAAGGCTGGGTGGAAGACAACATAAGAGCGTGTATGAATCTGGCTGATTGCCATGCCCATAGAGGCGAAAAGGACGAAGAAATGGAAGCTTTGTTGAAGTCGCTGTCTTTCGATGCACCCCGGCCAGAACCGTGCTGCCGGATCGGTGATATTTTCAAGGCCAAAAAAAATTATCAAACAGCTATTTACTGGTATACTACCGCCACACAGATAAATAAAGACACAGCCGGCTTCCAGAACCAGGCTTATTCTACATGGTATCCAAATCTTCAGCTTTGCGTATGCCATTGGGAACTGGGGAATGTCCAAAAATCTATAAAGTATAATAAAATGGCGAAAAAATACCGCCCCCATGACGAGCAGATTTTATTCAACGAAAAGTTTTTCAACGATTTTTTGAAGAGTAAAAAGGAAAAGAAGTAA
- a CDS encoding DapH/DapD/GlmU-related protein — protein MSIPESAAIGKNVVIEDNVHIGENVTIGHNTVILEGTYIGDHVAIGSNCVLGVKPAGNKKMRKSDGSLQPLRIQSYTRIGSLVSIYSNTEIHEHVFIGDHASIRENSSIGSGSVIGRGAIVELNTSIGKNVTVQTLAYVTGDTILEDNVFLGPCVSMSNDKYMGARKFTLKGPHVKNGAKIGNNASLLPGITVGEQAIVGAGSVVTKDVAGHTVSAGVPAKEMTPRGTEGGGIS, from the coding sequence TTGAGCATTCCTGAAAGTGCGGCTATTGGGAAGAATGTTGTCATAGAAGACAATGTCCATATCGGAGAGAATGTGACGATAGGCCATAATACGGTCATATTGGAGGGCACCTATATTGGTGATCACGTAGCAATCGGATCGAACTGCGTCTTAGGAGTTAAACCAGCAGGCAATAAAAAAATGAGGAAATCGGACGGTTCCCTGCAGCCGTTACGGATACAATCCTATACCCGAATTGGCAGCCTCGTGTCAATCTATTCCAATACAGAGATACATGAGCATGTTTTTATCGGAGACCATGCCAGCATCAGGGAAAATTCGTCAATCGGCAGCGGTTCCGTGATTGGCAGAGGTGCGATCGTTGAATTGAATACGAGTATCGGGAAGAATGTCACCGTCCAGACTCTTGCGTATGTAACAGGTGACACCATTTTAGAGGATAATGTATTCCTTGGTCCCTGTGTTTCGATGTCCAATGATAAATACATGGGTGCGAGGAAATTCACTTTAAAGGGTCCCCATGTTAAAAATGGAGCAAAAATCGGCAATAACGCTTCACTGCTTCCAGGCATTACGGTAGGAGAACAAGCTATTGTAGGGGCTGGCTCTGTCGTCACAAAGGATGTTGCCGGCCATACCGTTTCTGCAGGGGTGCCTGCAAAAGAAATGACTCCCCGAGGTACGGAGGGGGGAGGGATTTCATGA
- a CDS encoding glycosyltransferase family 4 protein yields the protein MFQELRANEFNKRLARLPYAEKQHLTQARKSKKQQLHIVYAMTLVAISGGVKVIIEHANKLTKAGAKVTLVSHFQKPSWFPIEADYIQVPFDLDLAKGIPNCDVIVATYWDHIQACIETGIAPVVYFEQGDFHLFDYETMNSTLKNFIHKQFDIVPFLFTVSNQASELIGDVYRREAEVFPNAVDDKIFSVHGEKVIGERPYILMVGGESSSFKRIPDIIEAYEKVKKEVDIDLYWITPEQPSDKMKTSVAKVFVNPPQQMIGNLYRGADLYACGSSYENFPLPPLEAMACGCPVVTTNNRGSLEYAAHQKNAYICNMKDPEDMAAKILEVLKNDEIKESLIANGLTTAKQYHWDTIIQDIYAYYKQIASHDIEGMHDDWEMAVQPEDFINPGDYDKLRKFLRVTNADLVKVPVLHEIEKVPRIARWEVMARRKNGEQGLTEDCFCPVNAVNKLQLLNYPGYSSFLVKDYEKGLEEFQSQYEQGNAVEKAVAARWMILSLMRLQRKQEAKKRLKSLKKLYPYNADFYLLAMLVTDEENEKDSNLEYLKVLGDAASYPEFFFDIQNY from the coding sequence TTGTTCCAAGAACTCAGAGCAAATGAATTCAATAAACGGTTAGCACGTCTTCCTTATGCTGAAAAGCAACACTTAACTCAAGCAAGGAAAAGCAAGAAACAACAGCTCCATATTGTCTATGCAATGACCCTTGTAGCGATTTCGGGAGGAGTAAAAGTCATAATCGAACACGCAAATAAACTGACCAAAGCAGGAGCTAAAGTAACGTTGGTATCCCATTTCCAGAAGCCGAGCTGGTTTCCGATTGAAGCGGATTATATCCAAGTTCCCTTTGATCTTGACCTGGCAAAAGGGATTCCAAATTGTGATGTGATTGTCGCGACTTATTGGGACCATATTCAGGCATGCATTGAAACGGGAATTGCCCCTGTTGTTTATTTTGAACAGGGAGATTTTCATCTTTTTGACTATGAAACAATGAATTCCACGCTCAAAAACTTCATTCACAAGCAATTTGATATCGTTCCGTTCTTATTCACAGTTTCTAATCAAGCATCAGAATTGATCGGGGATGTTTATAGGAGAGAAGCAGAGGTTTTTCCGAATGCAGTAGATGACAAAATCTTCTCAGTTCATGGAGAAAAGGTGATTGGAGAACGTCCGTATATATTGATGGTGGGCGGTGAAAGCTCCTCATTTAAGCGGATACCAGATATTATTGAAGCTTATGAAAAGGTAAAAAAAGAGGTGGATATTGACCTTTATTGGATCACTCCAGAACAGCCATCTGACAAGATGAAAACCAGTGTCGCAAAGGTTTTTGTCAATCCTCCTCAACAAATGATCGGTAATTTATATAGAGGTGCGGATTTGTACGCATGCGGATCGTCTTATGAAAACTTCCCGCTTCCGCCTTTAGAGGCGATGGCATGTGGGTGCCCCGTTGTGACCACTAATAATCGGGGATCCCTGGAATATGCAGCTCATCAAAAAAATGCGTATATATGCAATATGAAGGACCCAGAGGATATGGCTGCCAAGATTCTCGAGGTTTTAAAAAATGATGAGATAAAAGAGAGTTTAATAGCAAATGGATTAACAACGGCAAAACAGTACCATTGGGATACCATCATCCAGGACATCTACGCATATTATAAACAGATTGCATCCCACGACATAGAGGGAATGCATGATGACTGGGAGATGGCTGTCCAGCCTGAGGATTTTATAAATCCCGGGGATTATGATAAATTGAGAAAGTTTTTAAGAGTGACGAATGCCGATCTGGTTAAAGTGCCTGTCCTTCATGAGATAGAGAAAGTACCTCGAATAGCCAGGTGGGAGGTAATGGCTCGCCGAAAAAATGGAGAGCAGGGCCTGACAGAGGATTGTTTTTGTCCTGTGAACGCGGTAAATAAGCTGCAGTTGCTGAATTACCCCGGTTACAGTTCATTTTTAGTAAAGGATTATGAAAAAGGGCTGGAAGAATTCCAGTCTCAATACGAACAGGGGAATGCGGTGGAAAAGGCTGTTGCAGCCAGATGGATGATCCTGTCTCTCATGAGGCTGCAGAGGAAGCAAGAGGCTAAGAAAAGATTGAAGAGTTTAAAGAAGCTTTATCCTTACAATGCTGATTTTTACTTGCTGGCAATGTTAGTCACCGATGAAGAAAATGAGAAGGATTCCAATCTTGAATATCTTAAAGTACTCGGAGATGCAGCGTCTTACCCGGAATTCTTCTTTGATATTCAAAACTATTAA